In one window of Terriglobales bacterium DNA:
- a CDS encoding diguanylate cyclase, with protein MADISKHLEKAEKYLQKGKQNDALNEYIDILEADPNQDAVRQSAADLCIALGRPKDAHELLSELFDRQAQIGNAAGALITYKKLIRVGQPTNEQVFKHAQFAEKKGDKKEALEGYHAAAKAFVATGRKKEAAACYKSLVVLEPELENWKQLGILTAETGDNKTAADAYLHAAELEKKAGSSPLALLERGYPLDPANQALAIAYGAALTENRKSAEAIKILEPLAKAADSKPEAREPYALALLGSNRPLEAEPFLWELFEKNPSAQLENVGQVIGALITAEHHGKALALAHKLEEFESKHSRRREYVEFIKGVTDKHPPAPEFLEYLVEQFNATNREADYCAALVKLFELYYAMGNFIKASDSLDRAAEVDPYEKGYQKRLEMLRGKIDQNRYSAIANRFAAVGAVPGEPATQQKQVDSEPTVLEDFILQAEIYIQYGMRSKAIERLERINKLFPREEEKNEKLRNLYMNAGYVPKYEGGAAPAPVAAPVAAAAPVAAAPAPPPAEHGENAVDNISRVTEITRNIYRQSNVKGVLFAAVNDVGRHWSASRCIAGLCNPGKPPSAALEYCAPGIKQSDVQAIVKLLGTLQQMSIAQGFVSLADAQKSPELGPVQPFLTALDIKSILAVPLMDGDEHAGMIILEQCGQQRQWRQTDVVVLKTIADQTQLAVSNAKLRSLMKTLAVTDEKSGLLKRSSYLDVLLSETRRSVQQNSTSTLMLLHFGKSGTLVKEIGEQAVENMMTQLGQVICSHIRQNDVAVRYELTTIAVVLADTNDKNAFFVIDKLRKVLGSVKIPGTEKQPPMTVGIAEAVMQAKYDPIDIVTEVINRADAALEAAKVEGPGTAKSLAAELEVAAVA; from the coding sequence ATGGCTGACATCTCCAAGCACCTGGAAAAAGCCGAGAAGTATCTCCAGAAGGGCAAGCAGAACGACGCCCTGAACGAGTACATCGACATCCTGGAAGCGGACCCCAATCAGGATGCCGTCCGGCAGTCGGCCGCCGACTTGTGCATCGCCCTCGGCCGTCCCAAGGACGCGCACGAGCTGCTGAGCGAGCTCTTCGACCGCCAGGCGCAGATCGGCAACGCCGCCGGCGCGCTCATCACCTACAAGAAGCTCATCCGCGTCGGCCAGCCGACCAACGAACAGGTCTTCAAGCACGCCCAGTTCGCCGAGAAGAAGGGCGACAAGAAGGAAGCGCTCGAGGGCTACCACGCTGCGGCGAAGGCCTTCGTGGCCACCGGCAGGAAGAAAGAAGCCGCGGCCTGCTACAAGTCGCTGGTCGTGCTCGAGCCCGAGTTGGAGAACTGGAAGCAGCTCGGCATCCTCACCGCCGAGACCGGCGACAACAAGACCGCGGCCGACGCCTATCTCCACGCCGCCGAACTGGAGAAGAAGGCGGGCTCCAGCCCGCTCGCGCTGCTCGAGCGCGGATATCCGCTGGACCCTGCCAACCAGGCGCTGGCCATCGCCTACGGCGCCGCGCTCACCGAGAACAGGAAGTCCGCCGAGGCCATCAAGATCCTGGAGCCGCTCGCCAAGGCCGCCGACTCCAAGCCGGAAGCGCGTGAGCCCTATGCGCTCGCGCTGCTGGGCTCGAACCGTCCGCTCGAAGCCGAGCCCTTCCTTTGGGAGCTGTTCGAGAAGAACCCCTCGGCGCAACTCGAGAACGTCGGCCAGGTCATCGGCGCGCTCATCACCGCCGAGCACCACGGCAAGGCGCTCGCGCTCGCCCACAAGCTGGAAGAGTTCGAGAGCAAGCACAGCCGGCGCCGTGAGTACGTCGAGTTCATCAAGGGCGTGACGGACAAGCATCCGCCCGCGCCCGAGTTCCTCGAGTACCTGGTGGAGCAGTTCAACGCCACCAACCGCGAGGCCGACTACTGCGCCGCGCTGGTGAAACTCTTCGAGCTGTATTACGCGATGGGCAACTTCATCAAGGCGTCGGACTCGCTCGACCGCGCCGCCGAGGTAGACCCCTACGAGAAGGGCTACCAGAAGCGCCTCGAGATGCTGCGCGGCAAGATCGATCAGAACCGCTACAGCGCCATCGCCAACCGTTTCGCCGCCGTCGGCGCCGTGCCCGGCGAGCCCGCGACTCAGCAGAAGCAGGTCGACAGCGAGCCCACCGTGCTGGAGGACTTCATCCTCCAGGCCGAGATCTACATCCAGTACGGCATGCGCTCGAAGGCCATCGAGCGCCTGGAGCGCATCAACAAGCTCTTCCCGCGCGAAGAAGAGAAGAACGAGAAGCTGCGCAACCTGTACATGAACGCCGGCTACGTGCCGAAGTACGAAGGCGGCGCCGCGCCCGCGCCCGTCGCGGCTCCGGTCGCCGCTGCGGCGCCGGTGGCCGCCGCGCCCGCGCCGCCGCCCGCCGAGCACGGCGAGAACGCCGTCGACAACATCTCGCGCGTCACCGAGATCACGCGCAACATCTACCGCCAGTCCAACGTGAAGGGCGTGCTGTTCGCCGCGGTCAACGACGTCGGCCGGCACTGGAGCGCCTCGCGCTGTATCGCGGGCCTGTGCAATCCGGGCAAGCCGCCCTCGGCGGCGCTCGAGTACTGCGCGCCCGGCATCAAGCAATCCGACGTCCAGGCCATCGTGAAGTTGCTGGGCACGCTGCAGCAGATGTCCATCGCGCAGGGCTTCGTCTCGCTGGCCGACGCGCAGAAGTCGCCCGAGCTCGGTCCTGTGCAGCCATTCCTGACCGCGCTCGACATCAAGAGCATCCTCGCGGTGCCGCTGATGGATGGCGACGAGCACGCCGGCATGATCATCCTGGAGCAGTGCGGCCAGCAGCGGCAGTGGCGCCAGACCGACGTGGTGGTGCTGAAGACCATCGCCGACCAGACGCAGCTCGCCGTCTCCAACGCCAAGCTGCGCTCGCTGATGAAGACGCTCGCCGTCACCGACGAGAAGTCCGGCCTGCTCAAGCGCTCCAGCTACCTCGACGTGCTGCTGTCGGAGACGCGGCGCTCGGTGCAGCAGAACTCCACCTCGACGCTGATGCTGCTGCACTTCGGCAAATCCGGGACGCTGGTCAAGGAGATCGGCGAGCAGGCGGTCGAGAACATGATGACGCAGCTCGGCCAGGTCATCTGCTCGCACATCCGGCAGAACGACGTCGCGGTGCGCTACGAGCTCACCACCATCGCGGTGGTGCTGGCCGACACCAACGACAAGAACGCCTTCTTCGTCATCGACAAGCTGCGCAAAGTGCTGGGCAGCGTGAAGATCCCCGGCACCGAGAAGCAGCCGCCCATGACCGTCGGCATCGCCGAGGCGGTGATGCAGGCCAAGTACGACCCCATCGACATCGTCACCGAGGTCATCAACCGCGCCGACGCCGCGCTGGAAGCCGCCAAGGTCGAAGGCCCCGGCACTGCCAAGTCCCTCGCCGCCGAACTCGAAGTCGCCGCCGTCGCCTAG